One segment of Tenrec ecaudatus isolate mTenEca1 chromosome 1, mTenEca1.hap1, whole genome shotgun sequence DNA contains the following:
- the B3GALT2 gene encoding beta-1,3-galactosyltransferase 2 — protein MLQWRRRHCCFAKMTWNAKRSLFRTHLIGVLSLVFLFAIFLFFNHHDWLPGKAGFKENPVTYTFRGFRSTKSETNHSSLRNIWKETVPQTLRPQTATNSNNTDLSPQGVTGLENTLSANGSIYNEKGIGHPYSYHFRYIINEPEKCQEKSPFLILLIAAEPGQIEARRAIRQTWGNESLATGIQITRIFLLGISIKLNGYLQRAILEESRQYHDIIQQEYLDTYYNLTIKTLMGMNWVATYCPHTPYVMKTDSDMFVNTEYLIHKLLKPDLPPRHNYFTGYLMRGYAPNRNKDSKWYMPPDLYPSERYPVFCSGTGYVFSGDLAEKIFKVSLSIRRLHLEDVYVGICLAKLRIDPVPPPNEFVFNHWRVSYSSCKYSHLITSHQFQPSELIKYWNHLQQNKHNACANAAKEKAGRYRHRKLH, from the coding sequence ATGCTTCAGTGGAGGAGAAGACACTGTTGCTTTGCAAAGATGACCTGGAATGCCAAAAGGTCTCTGTTCCGCACCCATCTTATTGGTGTGCTTTCTTTAGTGTTTctgtttgctatctttttgtttttcaatcatcATGACTGGCTACCAGGTAAAGCTGGATTCAAAGAAAACCCTGTGACATATACTTTCCGAGGATTTCGCTCTACAAAAAGTGAGACAAACCACAGCTCCCTTCGGAATATCTGGAAAGAAACAGTCCCTCAAACGCTGAGGCCTCAAACAGCCACTAACTCCAATAACACAGACCTGTCACCGCAAGGAGTTACAGGGCTGGAGAATACACTTAGTGCCAATGGAAGTATTTACAATGAAAAAGGTATTGGACATCCATATTCTTATCATTTCAGATATATTATCAATGAACCTGAGAAATGCCAAGAAAAAAGTCCTTTTCTAATATTACTAATAGCTGCAGAACCTGGACAAATAGAAGCTAGAAGAGCTATACGGCAAACTTGGGGCAATGAAAGTCTAGCAACTGGTATCCAAATCACACGAATTTTTTTGTTGGGAATAAGTATTAAGCTAAATGGCTACCTTCAACGTGCAATATTGgaagaaagcagacaataccatGATATAATTCAACAGGAATATTTAGATACATACTATAACTTGACCATTAAAACACTAATGGGCATGAACTGGGTTGCAACATACTGTCCACATACTCCATATGTTATGAAAACGGACAGTGACATGTTTGTCAACACTGAATATTTAATACATAAGTTATTGAAGCCAGATCTGCCTCCCAGACATAACTATTTCACTGGTTATCTAATGAGAGGATACGCACCCAATCGAAACAAAGATAGTAAGTGGTACATGCCACCAGACCTCTATCCAAGTGAGCGATACCCTGTCTTCTGTTCTGGAACTGGTTATGTTTTTTCTGGAGATCTAGCAGAAAAGATATTTAAAGTTTCTTTAAGTATTCGTCGTTTGCACTTGGAAGACGTGTATGTAGGGATCTGTCTTGCCAAGCTGAGAATTgatccagtgccccctcccaatgAGTTTGTGTTCAATCACTGGCGAGTTTCTTATTCAAGCTGTAAATACAGCCACCTAATTACCTCTCATCAGTTCCAGCCTAGTGAACTGATAAAATACTGGAACCATTTACAACAAAATAAGCACAATGCTTGTGCCAATGCAGCAAAAGAAAAGGCAGGCAGGTATCGGCACCGTAAACTACATTAG